In Gossypium arboreum isolate Shixiya-1 chromosome 3, ASM2569848v2, whole genome shotgun sequence, the sequence AAATGTAAGGTTCATAGAGTAGGAGTATTTTGTTGGATCGAATGATGCATGGCACATGATCACCTACCAATAGGATCCAAGAAAGTGCTCTTGTTTTATAAACCCTACCTTTAGTACTTATACTCTCAATAGAATTAATAGACAAAACCCTTGGCTTGAAGATAATATACTAACCCCATGGACAAACAACacttcaaatttttttctaaaaaaggtCCTCCTTTTAAATCCGTTGACAAGTTGGATATTAATTTGAGAAATGTTTGGGGGTGGGATGATATTGGCAGGATCAATTTGGTAAGGTTCCTCTTTACTGGGGAATCACGGCTGACGGACATGTGGCCTTTGCTGATAATGTTGATTTGCTGAAAGGTGCCTGTGGCAAATCTCTTGCCTCTTTCCCTCAAGGTGGCTCCCctaaaacctttttttttcttttctcatttaCAGTGAATTTGACAATCACTAATTAATTAAGTTCATTTTTCCACAGGCTGTTTCTTCTCCACAGCAGTTGGAGAACTAATGAGCTATGAAAACCCTAAGAACAAAATCACTGCTGTTCCTGCTAAAGACGAGGAGATGTGGGGTGCTACATATAAGGTAacatgattttatatatatacatatatattgccTCGAGTTTAGGTTTTAATGAAATACTTGTGTTTGATGCATTAATATTGAAATAtgactttcaaaaatattttaaattataaaatattttaaattatatataaaaaaattaaaatattttgattataTCTATCTCAGACAAATATTTATGTCCGATacttatatttaaatataaataataaaaaagttggtcccaaaatttatggtgtaCATAGGAGTATGGTACATGTGATACCAACAGAAATTGGTTCACCAAAAAGGtggtttaaaggttgaaaaaaaaaggaaaaagaagaaaaaaaggtgGTTTAAACTTTAAAGCTTCTCATCTTTTGTTGATAGCAGAAGAAGAATGGTACCCTATGAATAAAAGTAAAGGGACCACTACAACTTGTACTTTACTTGTATCATTATATGCATCACATATATTCCTACGTAAAGGAACCTGAATTTAGCAATTTTTTTTCAGTTTACTCCTTTAACTTTTTTTATCTatactaaatttaaaatttaataattttttaaaaaaattaatcctTAAATTTGAATTTCATTAAAGCATGTCATGGCACTTTGAGAGTGTATCACCTCatcacttaatttttaaaataaatagtttctATTTATTTACTAGCATAAGCAAACAATTTTAAGATTTTGTGGTGAAAAATATTTGTAACTTGTTTACAAATAACAAAATGGTAAGGTATTATGAAGATTCCTCTAGTATGAGtcgaattatattttattttttttattagtcTTTGTATATTAGATCAAAGATCAGATTGATTttgttgttaaaaattttatccgtTTGTACTATTAGAAAGTGACGTGACCGACGGAATAATCAAATAATGACACGTAGCGTGTCATGTGTACTTTATGCTAACGTACAAAGAtcagtttttaacaataaaaatggaCGAAAACTTCAGTAAAAATgaccaatttattttttaatctaaCGTAAATGGGACAAAATCACGTGAAGTGTCATGTATATATCATGCTGACGTAAAACAACCAATTTTTAATGATGCAAACGGATGAAATTAATGTTGTGTGTGTTGGATTGTAAATTGCAGGTGGAAGGGCCAACAGTTGTTGCAGGCACCGAGTCTCCTATGCTCAGTTTCTAAATCCATGTGAGAAATGGTAGTAACTCTGTTTGTAACTATACTTATTATATCGTTGTTGTTGAATATAATATATAGGGTTTTGATCTTCTGTACAGCTCAAACTTGTAGTGTAATAAAAGTTTGAGGGTCCTAAATTCGATATAGACCTTATTAAATAAGAAGACTACAAAGGGACTTCATTTTCTACATCGTGTATCTAATTTTCTTTTTGATGGAAAAAATATTATATCACTTTgttgttctttttttctttagtagaatattttattatatagaaAAGtcaattatattataattattaatgaaTAATTTATTGTATAGACgtaattttatatgttaaattatcATATAAAACAATATAATCTTATAAAAGGATATTTCATTAAAAGATATATTGTTACGGAAAAAAGTGAcgaaaatatataaagaaaattttcattagttaaattttcacaaTTCTGTTTAGGGTGTTGAGGttttgttttatcttgaaaatatattaAAGCTTTAAGTAAAGTGTTTTATTTATCtcaaaattgttatattttattaatattatatttacttttctTATTtgcatattaatttaaatttaataataatgtgaGTGACGTAATAATAATTAACATGATAAGTAGtttaatatcattttaaaatataaaatatgtaattaaatttgaaaaataaaaagatggGGAAATAAGAAGGGGTTAATGTTGCAATATTTCTATCCTCTTTTGTTGGTGAGTTTGGGCCTTTGTTGGTTGACACTTAacaaccaaattttttttttaattagataAAGGAGTATCGGCCATCAGTGTGCCAGcactctaattttttttaaaaatattagtataTATTTATACCAATATGATACGgtttaaaaaaaacatacatGAGTGTTGGCCATCTAATGTCTAAAAccccaaaaaatattttttaacagaAAAAATAGTGACACCGACCATCTAGTTCCCATAACTTAATTTTATTGTTCATTTCAGGTTATTTAGatgattgtttttaaattaaggtcatttaagtaattaaaattttttggGTTATTTGGATAAAATAGCCTAACTCTACTATATTTATTCCTACAAATACAAGAAAGAATCACCTTATTCAAATTGGATCGAGCTAAACTTACTAAAGTCTAGTTTAGAAATGTTTCTTAAAAGgagaataaactaaaattttcaGCTTTTGAAAAATGTACTTTTGGGTTAATTTTTAACTTAGTTTGGAAGAATACTTCTAGGATAAAAAATACTTTTGACAAGTATTCCTAATCCGACCCTAAGTCGATGGATAGCTCAATTcttgaaaaaaatttataaaatattatttcctTGTATTTTATAAAGAAATAAGTTTTatactctttttccctttttgAGGGAAAATACACATCCCTTGATAGAAAAGGATGTTTTAGCCTTTTAGGCTTTTGTCCAACCACAAATATGAACCCATCAAATTTTGAgggccaaaagaaaaaaaatgtttcaatttggtcataaaAAATTCTCAAAACAAAAACCCATCAAGGCTTTGGGCATTTGTAATTTTCTTTTTTCTCCAATGGCAGTACTTtggtcatcttcttcaatttcacTACCGCTTCCCTCCCTTCAGCCTCCAATACCCTCCACAATCACCTCAAAATGCTCCATCTCCAATCCCCATATCCCCAAAACCTTTAGAATAGGCTTCCCATATTTGACCCATCAACCCCTTTGCTGTTCTTACTCCACTTCTCAATCAGAACCTCCTACTTCTCCTTCCACTGGGGTTTTCATCAAAGGTTTAACAAAAAAAGTTTCAtgatttgtgttttttttttggatttttggtTGTAATCATTTCATGCAGCTAATCTGTTTGTGTTTTTGTCTGCCTACATTTTTGTTATCTTAGGATTGCCTCAGTCAACAGCTGAAGGACGTCTCAAGAAAGTGTTTTCACAGTTTGGGGAGGTTAAAGAAGGTGAAAACTTATTAATTTCTTAAGAATGTTACTTAATTTGAATCATTTGATGTTCATCCATGGAATAGTTCTAAATTCTAGGAAAGgtggtgttttttttttctatctaATTAAGATTCTAGAAATATATTTTTGAATAGACTCATGTCCTTGAGACAGATTGTTGCTATGTTAGTCCATACATATCCAGACATGGATATGGGGTACGATCTTCCAAATATATGGacaaacttagaaaaaaatttaacatATTCATGTTGAATACGGACCCTTATCCAACACTCATCCTCGAGTCAAAGTGACATAGGATTATTTTGTAGTAGATATTGCTTGAATAAAATGTTATTTATGGAGAAGAACTAGTGGCAAAAGAATTTAGTATAGGCATAAAGCATAATTTTGTTTCTGAATGTGACAGTTTTCCCATTTTAATCCTTGAATTCTTTTTATTTGTATTAGTATTGGAACTTCTGAACTTTTTCCAATCTGATCCCTAAATTTGGATTTCATTAAAAGGATAACGTGACACTTTTAGATTGTACTACATCATCACATGGAAGCtttaaattttttgtaaaatCTACATAAAGTACAAaaaactattcataatatcaaaaTGTCACGTCATTATACCTTAATAGGATCCAAGTTCAAAGACCAAATTGAGAAAAGTTATTAAGTTTTGAGCCTAATGTAGACAGAAAAAGTTCATGGACCAAGGTGGTAAGGGTTGCCAAGTTCAGGGACTAAATGTTAAGCATTGTTATTTTCATCCAGATGGAGATGAACTTCAGGTTCTTTTATATCGTGGCTCTTTCTTCAATTGTTTTGTATGATATTGCAGTCCATGTTGTGAGGGAAAGAGTATCCAAGCAGTCTCTAGGATCCGCTTTCGTTTGGTTCGATAACGAGGAGTCTGTGCGACTAGCTGTTAACGAGTTGAATGGGAAGGTAGCATTTCTGGCAATTATGGTGACACTCATCTCATGGTTCCCTCCCCCATCTCACATTCATCATTACCGAATTGTTTAGTTTTTCGATGGCAGGTTCGTTTCGGTTAAAATTGCTGTACCTGGATTGTCGAAGAAACGGGGAAGGACAACACCGTACAAGTTCTAAACTTTCCATGGATCATTTTATGCCGACAAAATAGCAAAATGGCCTTGATTTATTGACAGATATGGATAGCATCGACAGGTAAGAACTAAATCAAGTGCTCAAGGAGGTGATATGCAGTCTTTACCATTCTGAACACTTGAAGTTTTAGTGTACAGATTACACAAATGCAAAAGACTAGGGTTGGATTAGGGGTCTAAGTGTTGCATTAGGGTATACTCGATTTATTTCGGGCtattttcatatatttgaaaGATCATATAGCAATCTTGTATCTGTTTATCTGTCTGACATAGGTGTCGGACACGAGTATTATACGAGTAAAAAAACCCGGGTTAATATAACCCTAAAGCAAGGAGAGTTAAAATATTAAATCCTATATCATGACTTTCCATTGTAGAGATAGTTTGTGTAGTACTTCCATTTTCTTTTCATAATTTCATATCTGAGTTACCTTTTATAATTCGAAATATTTCTTATAATTACTTTTTAATTTATGGTAAGGAAAATTTTTCAGTTTTGTCATGGgaattttatgatagtaaattaggttatttattataatttataaggttaaaatatgtttttcTTGCTTTATGTTCTTTCCTTTTCTGTCTTTTTTCCCTTTCTTACTGGTTAGATCACCTATTATTGATTCGATTAATTTGTccagtttaattaaataaattatttaaaaaatcataaaaattattacaaaaatataaaaaacatgtTCAACTGGTTTTTAATCTGGTTTAATGTACCAGTTCGCGAGTTAATTAATCTAatgctttatttttttctttttcggatTAGTACCTCAATCGATTTCCGGTTCAATCTAGTTTTGAAAATCATGGTGATGACAGACTTTTTTTTCTCAGAACTCAGCCTCTTGACGATGGATAGAGTGTCTTGGTAGGTTGGGTTCAGAGATTTGACCTGTGGTTGGGGATTTGTTGTTATGCTTTGCATTTACATTGTGAGCTTGGTTACAATTGGACTGTTCTTGTAATGTTCTATGCTGGCTTTGGCTACCAATATTATGTGCGTACGCATAAATCATCCTATTTTGGGTAGCTTGTTCAGCTCAACTTGGCCTGACCTAGGCTAAAAATTCTGGTAAAATCACCTCTCTAGTCCTCAAATTTCGATATTAAGCAATTTGCCCATTGTTAGCTTATAATTTAttagttttattatatttttctaaATTGGGTTAATGTCATTTACTCGTAAAACAAACAAAACTAGTTTaagcattttatttactttttttagaATAAATTACAATCACAATTATAATTAGAATGCAATGGGAATAACtacaattattatttattatcataatGAATTATTAGACAAATAATCAGAACTCTAAAATAATTTATACATGATGAAACTTTGAACTTAAAACTATATTCTACTTGTTGAATTTTAAACTCTACAAGTAAGATTTAAACGGTGATACATGTTACATTTAAATGTAGTAAAAAAATATGTGAGAGTATTTGGAATTTACTTGtagagataaaatttttagggtaaATTGCACTTAAGGTTACTagattattagtaagtttatatttcagttattcaatttcaaaaagttacaaaatgattattgaagtatttgaaagcTAATAGGCTGTTAAAATCACTGCTATAACCGCTTGTACTAATTGAAAGCTTTTCTTCCCTTTCTTTTATGTAGTTaagttttttttcatgaaacaactttgaaaATCATGAATCTACGAACTAAAATCCAAACAATTTTCTTCTCTAATCTTCAAGACTAACCTTTAGATCGATTTGGATATAAGATATGCCTTGTTACTCGTTTATGGTACTGATCCATCGCATCAATCTTCAAATCGTCGCTTGTAGCTCGCTAATCaaactttaaaataaaacttaaagcttaatgacttaaataaaaactttcaaaaatttaagtgacttaaatgaaaacttgtgaataatttaataattatttggtaatttttaaagttgagtgaccaagaggtaaacttaataataatttattaaacttgtattttcctaaaaggtaaattaataattgtatattagatcaaagattaaattagtttttttattaaaattttatttattttattattaaaacttaCTTGAAAAATTGCAATTTCATTCATGATATAAAGAGGGGATAAAGAGCTTTATAAATTAGGTAGAATTGTTCCATTTCACCCACGTGTTTCTAACTAACCAAGCATCACCGTTGATTCAGTTCTCACCGGTATTTTCACCGAATCCCGTGAAAACGACCTAGTAAAACCTTCTCATACCGCCACGTGTCCTCATAAGATTCCCTCCTTTTTTTGTTCAGTTTATATACACCAAtgaaataaatttgaaaaaaagagttttttttgttttgttttgttttgtttttgtttttgctgTTTATCGTTCTCTCTTCTGGACTGTTCCCTGGTGATTGAAAAACAAGCCACAATGCAACCGATAAATTCTGTGTTGGTGGCGGGGATGCTGTCGAGGACTGCGACGACGACGGAATCCGTCAAAGGATTGGAATCCGTTGGGGGAGGTTTGCCGTTCGGATCTCTATGGTGGTTCATATACGCTGGCTTTTCTTGTTTTTTCGTACTCTTTGCGGGGATGATGTCAGGTCTCACTCTCGGACTCATGTCCCTCGGTCTCGTCGAGCTCGAGATTCTACAAAGAAGCGGCACTCCCACTGAGAAAAAACAAGCTGGTAGAAGGcattactttttattattattatttgaaaatgATGTGAAGAAATGGTTCCGTTTTGAAGTTTTGATTATTATTAGATTGGATTTGAGATCTTGTTgttgttgatgatatgatgatgtTTTTAGCTGCTATTTTGCCGGTGGTTCAAAAACAACATCAGCTTTTGGTGACTTTGCTTCTTTGCAATGCTGTTGCTATGGAGGTAAAAATTGATTTAACGActtttttagtttaattaaataagaATTTAAGTCGAATTATGAcctttttttgttaatttatttCATTCTCTGATGCAATAGTACTTGATTAAAAAAAGTTATCTAATACGAATGATTAGATGTTTTAAATCACAAAATGAATTTTTGAGTTGATAATTGAGGTTAATGTGGTTGCTTTACGTGCAAGTTAGACAAACTTTGCATGTGGACTCCATCAACCCATGTGGTAATAAACAAGGACGTGATTGAATGGAAAGGTTTTAAcagtaaaaaattataattatagcaATAATAGCTGCCGATGGGAACAGCAATGAACAGGGGAGAAAAACGAAATGGGAAAGATGGCATCTGTGATGACTGATGAGTAACACTGAGAGTTAATGGTGTCAGGCTAAAGTTAATATTAAATGGGTTTAATCGTGGGATTCGGCATTTaggttaaattttataataaaaagaaGGAAGTCCAAAATTTAGGTTTAATCCAAAATTTTTAATCCAAAGTTTGAGCCAAAGTTCTTATTTTTTAATCCAAATTTCAGTTTCCAGTTCATTTGTCAGTTCAAATCGGTTTTTACAATATAGTTATATTATATTGGTTGAATCGTGGGATCAGTCGATTTCCGGTTCAACCAGTTAAATCCGATTCAACGAGATTGCCACCGCCACCATGTACTTTTTGCTTGAATTTGGTTATAAGAATGGGATTGGTTTAGCCTAAAGTTGTTAAGAATTGGTAGTTGGTTCTTTTTCTAATGTTGATATTTAACTGATGTACCTTAGTAATTAGCTTGTTAGAAACATAGAATTGTTGTTTTATTTATGCTTCCAACGGGGGTTGATGCTAGGAAATGATAATGAAGATGCTCTATGAGTAGCTATTACATTTACTGATAATCTTCAAGAATGGTTGACTTTCTTTGACAGCTTTGATATTTCCATTTTGCAGGCCCTTCCTATATACCTGGATAAGCTTTTCAATGAGTATGTTGCTATCATACTTTCAGTGACCTTTGTTCTAGCATTTGGTGAGGTAGGCTCTTCTAACTTTTGTACTACATTAATTTGGCATCAATCAGTGAATCCTTGACTATGACTGTTCCTTTTAACTTTTTAAGGTTATACCACAAGCACTTTGCACCAGATATGGGCTTGCTATTGGTGCAAATTTATCAGGACTGGTGCGGGTCTTAATGATTCTTTGCTTTCCAATAGCTTATCCCGTTGGAAAGGTATGATAGGTTTGCACTCTGTTAACTCCCTACTGTAAAAACTTTATTATACACTAGATTTGAGTATTATGTAGTTTCTTAGAAATCACGGAGCGGATCGATGCAAAATCCATGTAACAGCTTGGGTTTTGCGGAAGGAAAGagagaaaggaaaaaaagaagtTTTGAGTTTGAACATAGTATCTATAAGAGTTGATTTGTCTTCTCATTTGTGTATGTTTTCCAGGTTCTGGATTGGATGTTGGGGCATAATGAAGCACTATTTAGGCGGGCTCAACTAAAAGCTCTTGTCTCCATCCACAGCCAGGAGGTAAATACAATATGATACTGAAGAAATTTTCCATTGCATTCCATGTCTCTTTCTTCATATCATGATGTAGATTGTTTCTTGAACTAATTATTTAGGCTGGAAAGGGAGGAGAGCTCACTCATGATGAGACCACAATTATTAGTGGAGCACTAGATTTGACTGAAAAGGTATGCACCTCAATGAAACTAATGTCATTGATGGCCATATGTAATATTGATGACAAAATTAACTAACATAGAATTTTCATGCTAATGTCTGGGATCTGTTTGAAACAATTTCAGCATCTTTTAACTTTTTGGTCCCTGTTTTGTTGTAATTATTTGGACAGACGGCTGAGGAGGCTATGACACCTATAGAATCAACTTTCTCTTTAGATGTCAATTCAAAGTTGGACTGGTAATTTTGCTCCTCAATTCATATTGTAGTTAATATAAGAAGGATTAATACATCTGTTGGACCATCGATAGCGCGTTGATATTGTCTTTTTGTCAGCACGATGCTCAAACAACATTAATCCATCATTATAAGTGCTACATTAAGCGCAGTTGTGTTTACTAGCATTGATTATTGCTTTTGTTTCTCATGCATTCCTAAATGTTTAACCTCAAGTTCAATTTACCTCAGGGAGGCAATGGGTAAGATCCTTGCACGAGGTCATAGCCGAGTCCCGGTATACTCGGGGAATCCCAAAAACATTATTGGACTTTTGCTGGTATGTGTTAATTTGATGGAGTCTCTCATCGGAAGCTTGGCTGATCTTGTTGGTTATTTTTACTCATTCTTTATCTCAAATGTCTTGTTTGAAAATTGGAATAAGGTGAAAAGCCTTCTAACTGTGCGTCCAGAAACTGAGACACCAGTCAGTGCTGTTTCCATCCGTAGAATTCCAAGGTTTGTTAGTTTTCATAAattcttttctaattttctttttataatttttatcgaAGTCACCCGACCAGCAAAAACTCAAATTCAGCTTAACTTAATTTGATCACAAAAGTCAACAATTCGAATCTATCCAACTCAAACCCAAATTACCTAAACTTGAAAAGATCCAACTCgaaatgactaaaatagaaacaaCCTGAACTTGCAATGATTTAAACCTgaaattatcaaaatttgagaTAACTAGAATCTAGAATGGCGAGAAACCCAAATCATCCAAATCTAGAACAACCTGAACTTGAAACTGACCTGAGATAAAATGTCCTTAAGAATTTTTACTTTTGATCTGTTACAGATGAACTTGAACCAAAATAAATCCAACTCACCGAATTGACAAATCCGAGAAACTCAAATGGTCTTGACTCAAAACAATCTGAACTTGAAATTGACCAAAATCTAAAAAGTTTTAAGGTTTGATTTGATTCAGACTTACCTTACCTAAAACCAATCCGATTCATCCAAttataactaaaaataaaaaatgaggtGGCATCTAATTCATGAATGGACGTTTTCAACAGGGTTCCATCTGACATGCCTTTGTATGATATATTGAATGAGTTTCAAAAGGGCAGCAGTCATATGGCAGCTGTTGTTAGAGGCAACTCTAAGAATGCTTCTGCTACAGTTGATGGAGAAAAAAGTGAAGAAAACAATAGAGTCTCCAATGCAGCAGAATCCCAACTGACTACTCCTTTGCTTCCCAAACAAGACGAGAAGCCAGAGTCCGTAACTGTTGACATTGACAAGTCTTTCAAGCCTCCTTTATGCAAGTATGATGCTGCAACAAATGGACCGTCTATGACATCAGAGGATATTGAAGATGGTGAAGTTATTGGTATTATCACCCTAGAAGATGTTTTTGAAGAACTTCTACAGGTAAATTTAAGTCTTCTAAACTCGAACTCGAAAATTAGATCTTTtcaattcaatctgatttgataACTCAAACTTATCTAACCCAAATATGAAATCACCCGAACAAAAATTGACAGTCTGCCTAATTTAGATGGATTAGATCCAAAACAATCTGATTTGTCGGATTGATAAGTCTAGTTAATGTTATCTTGTTTTATTCTTGACTGTGTTTAATGTTAATGAGCTGTTGGATTTCTTTACAAAACACAGGAGGAGATAGTGGATGAAACAGATGAATATGTCGATGTGCATAAAAGGTAAATTGGTGTGCTACAACTTCCAATATTCTCTTTGGTTACCtccaaaagaataaaaatgtgTAACAATGGATATGCTATATGTATATTGCAGAATCCGTGTTGCTGCAGCTGCTGCTGCTTCATCAGTGGCACGAGCACCGTCAAGCCGGCGGCTGACCGTTCAGAAAGGAGTGGTAAGCAAAACATAGTAAAATGCTTTGAAACAAATtattcaaaaaggaaaaaaagaaaaagaaaacattgATGGGTTGATTCTTGTGTTTCTATAGGAAATACAAAGTAAACAAGGACAAGGACATGCCCCAAAAAAGCTTGTGTAAGGTGATATCTTACCCCACAAGGTAATAGGACCAGCTGAGAACAAGTGCCCGAGGTACGAGTTCTGTTTTTAATTTTGGTTTCTAACACTGCAAGGgtggaaaaaggaaaaggaacATAAAAAAGCCTTGTTCATTAAGTTTGGTTCCTATGTCTAGAAATAAATTTCTTGTGCTTAATGGTTGATCTAAATTTACATGCAGGACACGAAACATGTAATTAAAAATCcaagattttatttatttatttattttttgggtGATGATATATCGAATTGGCCCTTGGGTTACTTTGGTTTGCCTCATGAACTGAATTTACTTGGGTTACTTTGGTAGCGTGAATTTCTCCATTGCTCCTCATTGACTCATTCTTTCAAACCATAATATTGCCTACATATTGGTCTGCCATGTAGGCTTGTTTAAGCTTTAACaatccacatatatatatatatatatatatacaccaaggTAAGAGAAAAGGGTTATCTAAGTTTAAACTCAAGATCTGATATCAACAAGACTTAAATAAGGTAAGTCATTTATCACTACATCAGTGGTTAGTTGATCATTTTAGATTTAGGTCAATTTCGAATCAGATTTTTCATTCAAGTTTTTCAGATTTGGGGCATTTTAAGTTTTGTCATCAGGGAACACTCAAATTCAATTATTTTGAGTTTGAGCTATTTTCGATTTAGCCCATTTTTAAGATTAAGTTGAATGGATtcgaattatttatattttataatcatATTTAATCGGGTTAAGTATGaatttaaattaatatgattaaattttcggtttaaaatctaaatttacaaacatataattatatataaactcATGAAAAATTCTTTTTTCCTCTTGCAATGACAAAGTCTTCCTTAAACTTTCTTTTCCCAATACAATCGAAGAGGGAAGTGGTTACATATAAAAATTGTATCTAAGTTGGTGATCACTATGGTGCAAACTATTTGAGTGTTAACCAAAATAGGAACCAAAGTCACATGGTCTGTTAGAATGAAAAAGTTAAAAAACAGTAACAACCATTATCACATAAAATGAAGAGAGGAAACCTTAAACTCAACAACTTTATCTCTTTATGAAAGTGTTTCATCCAaactaccaaaaaaaaaaaaaaagggaaattgtTTGTAAAGAGGTAAAGTAGGCTCAGTTCGGGGGTTCCTCTTTTCATTTTAGATGATAACGATTGAAACAATAGAAGATTTACCTACTTCAAAATTTCCATGTGATATGATTGATTCTTTATAATtgcttttttaattatttttcatttaacAATTTGTATCATTTTGATTCCTTAACTCTttaaataaatagatatatgacaataatattaatacTAATCGAACTAATACAcaataaagtaaaaatatttaatttaaataaatagtaAAGAGTTAAAAAGTTACTAATTAAATGCACAAACAAGTACTAGTAGGTGATCATCATTTAAATCCTAAGAGCTAACACATATGAATTTTTCCATAGGGATGATTGGTGAAGCAGGTTACTCATTTTTGGAAAGGGGTTGTTaagtttaagaaaaaaaaacattcaTTCACAACAAAACCAACATGAAAAATGCTagaaaaggcaaaaaaaaaagaaaaaaaaagaagcatgatAATTTTACAATATATTTTACAAAAATCAGTATACATTCTAGTTTCTAACTACCCTAAGCCAAAAATTTCAACTCTTACCTCGTTAGAAGCTACAACTTTTAAGTATATAACGCCTGCTGAATCTAAAAAGGAAGCGAAAAAAAGAGAACAACAACAGTTATTTG encodes:
- the LOC108474557 gene encoding DUF21 domain-containing protein At4g14240-like isoform X2 encodes the protein MQPINSVLVAGMLSRTATTTESVKGLESVGGGLPFGSLWWFIYAGFSCFFVLFAGMMSGLTLGLMSLGLVELEILQRSGTPTEKKQAAAILPVVQKQHQLLVTLLLCNAVAMEALPIYLDKLFNEYVAIILSVTFVLAFGEVIPQALCTRYGLAIGANLSGLVRVLMILCFPIAYPVGKVLDWMLGHNEALFRRAQLKALVSIHSQEAGKGGELTHDETTIISGALDLTEKTAEEAMTPIESTFSLDVNSKLDWEAMGKILARGHSRVPVYSGNPKNIIGLLLVKSLLTVRPETETPVSAVSIRRIPRVPSDMPLYDILNEFQKGSSHMAAVVRGNSKNASATVDGEKSEENNRVSNAAESQLTTPLLPKQDEKPESVTVDIDKSFKPPLCKYDAATNGPSMTSEDIEDGEVIGIITLEDVFEELLQEEIVDETDEYVDVHKRIRVAAAAAASSVARAPSSRRLTVQKGVEIQSKQGQGHAPKKLV
- the LOC108475331 gene encoding polyadenylate-binding protein 4 isoform X2 — translated: MFQFGHKKFSKQKPIKALGICNFLFSPMAVLWSSSSISLPLPSLQPPIPSTITSKCSISNPHIPKTFRIGFPYLTHQPLCCSYSTSQSEPPTSPSTGVFIKGLPQSTAEGRLKKVFSQFGEVKEVHVVRERVSKQSLGSAFVWFDNEESVRLAVNELNGKVRFG
- the LOC108474557 gene encoding DUF21 domain-containing protein At4g14240-like isoform X3, with translation MALPIYLDKLFNEYVAIILSVTFVLAFGEVIPQALCTRYGLAIGANLSGLVRVLMILCFPIAYPVGKVLDWMLGHNEALFRRAQLKALVSIHSQEAGKGGELTHDETTIISGALDLTEKTAEEAMTPIESTFSLDVNSKLDWEAMGKILARGHSRVPVYSGNPKNIIGLLLVCVNLMESLIGSLADLVGYFYSFFISNVLFENWNKVKSLLTVRPETETPVSAVSIRRIPRVPSDMPLYDILNEFQKGSSHMAAVVRGNSKNASATVDGEKSEENNRVSNAAESQLTTPLLPKQDEKPESVTVDIDKSFKPPLCKYDAATNGPSMTSEDIEDGEVIGIITLEDVFEELLQEEIVDETDEYVDVHKRIRVAAAAAASSVARAPSSRRLTVQKGVEIQSKQGQGHAPKKLV
- the LOC108474557 gene encoding DUF21 domain-containing protein At4g14240-like isoform X1, whose product is MQPINSVLVAGMLSRTATTTESVKGLESVGGGLPFGSLWWFIYAGFSCFFVLFAGMMSGLTLGLMSLGLVELEILQRSGTPTEKKQAAAILPVVQKQHQLLVTLLLCNAVAMEALPIYLDKLFNEYVAIILSVTFVLAFGEVIPQALCTRYGLAIGANLSGLVRVLMILCFPIAYPVGKVLDWMLGHNEALFRRAQLKALVSIHSQEAGKGGELTHDETTIISGALDLTEKTAEEAMTPIESTFSLDVNSKLDWEAMGKILARGHSRVPVYSGNPKNIIGLLLVCVNLMESLIGSLADLVGYFYSFFISNVLFENWNKVKSLLTVRPETETPVSAVSIRRIPRVPSDMPLYDILNEFQKGSSHMAAVVRGNSKNASATVDGEKSEENNRVSNAAESQLTTPLLPKQDEKPESVTVDIDKSFKPPLCKYDAATNGPSMTSEDIEDGEVIGIITLEDVFEELLQEEIVDETDEYVDVHKRIRVAAAAAASSVARAPSSRRLTVQKGVEIQSKQGQGHAPKKLV
- the LOC108475331 gene encoding uncharacterized protein LOC108475331 isoform X1, translated to MFQFGHKKFSKQKPIKALGICNFLFSPMAVLWSSSSISLPLPSLQPPIPSTITSKCSISNPHIPKTFRIGFPYLTHQPLCCSYSTSQSEPPTSPSTGVFIKGLPQSTAEGRLKKVFSQFGEVKEVHVVRERVSKQSLGSAFVWFDNEESVRLAVNELNGKFFDGRFVSVKIAVPGLSKKRGRTTPYKF